One Herbaspirillum rubrisubalbicans genomic window carries:
- a CDS encoding ATP-binding protein, with amino-acid sequence MTRFLGSIGNRIFVLLLAGIVVAVFATNWLAGNERRNTLRELRFQHLADRVEQFVRAVDELPLSQRSIVLQAAANFGFEARMVEDMNEAIDGPNASNSPLVEMLQARLGQDRKIAVQRENECPPLRPDDARARHHDTCRVIYISLHDHALMRLRLHQPGEAPALRGGSAPGGPFGLQYILLFLVLIAMLAWLVARMATRPIRQLAQAASRLGSDIDHAPLAETGPTEIRQAAHAFNAMQARIRRQIQHRTHMLAAITHDLQTPLTRMRLRLEKVADSQLQQKLIDDLGVMHGMVREGLDLARSMDSSEKIQALDIDSLLDSVCADAADSGQDVSLQGSTRAFVMAQPGALRRCLTNLIDNACKYGKVARVTIALEQQKIAIRIRDQGPGIPEAELEAVFEPFYRLEASRSRDTGGTGLGLTIALNIAENHHGQLRLRNLSEGGLEVLLELPTMTPGKPR; translated from the coding sequence ATGACGCGTTTTCTGGGCTCCATCGGAAACCGCATCTTCGTGCTGCTGCTGGCCGGGATCGTGGTGGCAGTGTTCGCCACCAACTGGCTGGCCGGCAATGAGCGCCGCAATACCTTGCGCGAACTGCGCTTCCAGCACCTGGCCGACCGTGTCGAGCAATTCGTGCGGGCGGTCGACGAGCTGCCGCTCTCGCAACGTTCCATCGTGTTGCAAGCGGCCGCCAACTTCGGTTTCGAAGCGCGCATGGTGGAGGACATGAACGAGGCCATCGACGGCCCCAATGCCAGCAACAGTCCCTTGGTCGAGATGCTGCAGGCGCGCCTGGGCCAGGACCGCAAGATCGCCGTGCAGCGCGAGAACGAATGTCCGCCGCTGCGCCCCGATGACGCCCGCGCGCGGCACCACGATACCTGCCGCGTCATCTACATCAGCCTGCATGACCACGCCCTGATGCGCCTGCGCCTGCACCAGCCGGGCGAGGCCCCGGCACTGCGCGGCGGCAGCGCTCCGGGTGGACCGTTCGGGCTGCAATACATCCTGCTGTTCCTGGTGTTGATCGCCATGCTGGCCTGGCTGGTAGCGCGCATGGCCACGCGCCCGATCCGCCAACTGGCGCAGGCCGCCTCGCGCCTGGGCAGCGACATCGACCACGCCCCGCTGGCCGAGACCGGCCCTACCGAAATCCGCCAGGCGGCGCACGCCTTCAATGCCATGCAGGCGCGCATCCGGCGCCAGATCCAGCATCGCACCCACATGCTGGCGGCCATCACGCATGATTTGCAGACGCCCTTGACGCGGATGCGCCTGCGCCTGGAAAAGGTGGCCGATAGCCAATTGCAGCAAAAGCTCATCGATGACCTGGGCGTAATGCACGGCATGGTGCGTGAAGGGCTGGACCTGGCGCGCAGCATGGATTCGTCCGAGAAGATCCAGGCGCTGGACATCGATTCCCTGCTCGACAGCGTCTGCGCCGATGCCGCCGACAGCGGCCAGGACGTGAGCCTGCAAGGCAGCACCCGGGCCTTCGTCATGGCCCAGCCGGGCGCGCTGCGGCGCTGTCTGACCAACCTGATCGACAATGCCTGCAAGTATGGCAAGGTGGCCCGCGTGACCATCGCGCTGGAACAGCAGAAGATCGCCATCCGCATCCGCGACCAGGGGCCCGGTATTCCCGAGGCGGAACTGGAGGCGGTCTTCGAGCCCTTCTATCGCCTGGAAGCCTCGCGCTCGCGCGATACCGGTGGCACCGGGCTGGGCCTGACCATTGCGCTCAACATCGCCGAGAACCATCACGGCCAGCTGCGCTTGCGCAACCTGAGCGAGGGTGGATTGGAAGTGCTGTTGGAACTGCCGACGATGACGCCGGGCAAGCCGCGCTAG
- a CDS encoding response regulator, translating into MDTNAHILVVDDDRDIRTLLAEYLDSNGLRTLTATNGNEMRRVLEESRVDLIVLDLTLPGEDGLTICRNLRATSSVPVIMLTARGEPLDRILGLEMGADDYLAKPFEPRELFARIRSVLRRTQALPPNMAQPDVAAMRFAGWTLDLTARHLLNQDGVVVALSGAEFRLLKVFLDHPNRVLNRDQLLELTQGRESDPFDRSVDIQISRLRQKLGDDARTPTIIKTVRNEGYVLATAVTTDHTGRPA; encoded by the coding sequence ATGGATACAAATGCTCACATCCTCGTGGTCGACGACGACCGCGACATCCGCACCCTGCTGGCCGAATACCTCGACAGCAACGGCCTGCGCACCCTGACCGCCACCAATGGCAATGAAATGCGCCGGGTGCTGGAAGAGTCGCGCGTGGACCTGATCGTGCTGGACCTGACCCTGCCCGGTGAAGACGGTCTCACCATTTGCCGCAACCTGCGCGCCACCTCCTCGGTGCCGGTGATCATGCTGACCGCCCGCGGCGAGCCACTGGACCGCATCCTGGGGCTGGAGATGGGCGCCGACGATTACCTGGCCAAACCCTTCGAGCCGCGCGAACTATTTGCCCGCATCCGCAGCGTCCTGCGCCGTACCCAGGCGCTGCCGCCCAATATGGCCCAGCCGGACGTGGCCGCCATGCGCTTTGCCGGCTGGACGCTGGACTTGACGGCGCGTCACCTGCTGAACCAGGATGGCGTGGTGGTGGCCTTGTCGGGGGCCGAATTCCGTTTGCTCAAGGTGTTCCTGGATCACCCCAACCGCGTGCTCAACCGCGACCAGTTGCTGGAACTGACCCAGGGCCGCGAATCGGATCCCTTCGACCGCTCGGTCGATATCCAGATCAGCCGCCTGCGCCAGAAGCTGGGCGATGATGCGCGCACCCCGACCATCATCAAGACCGTGCGCAACGAGGGCTACGTGCTGGCCACGGCGGTCACAACCGACCACACGGGCCGCCCGGCATGA
- a CDS encoding Spy/CpxP family protein refolding chaperone, with protein sequence MLTLKNRILAGIAAVSISAVTLSAFAQMPPDGPRGHAPSPEQIAKFEQMRAKHQAQLHDKLKITASQEAAWKLFLDKTKPAPMDPAARPSKEEWAKLTTPERLDKKLEMMRKRESFAEQRVAATKEFYATLSPEQQKTFDAEFAKMERHRWEHMKHMDHMRHGKPAADATPAK encoded by the coding sequence ATGTTGACATTGAAGAACCGTATCCTGGCCGGCATCGCCGCCGTGAGTATCAGCGCCGTGACCCTGTCGGCCTTCGCCCAGATGCCCCCGGATGGCCCGCGAGGCCATGCCCCCAGCCCCGAACAGATCGCCAAGTTCGAACAGATGCGCGCCAAGCACCAGGCCCAGCTGCACGACAAGCTCAAGATCACCGCCTCCCAGGAGGCCGCCTGGAAGCTCTTCCTGGACAAGACCAAGCCGGCCCCCATGGACCCGGCAGCGCGTCCCAGCAAGGAAGAATGGGCCAAGCTGACCACCCCGGAACGCCTGGACAAGAAGCTGGAGATGATGCGCAAGCGCGAATCCTTCGCCGAGCAACGCGTGGCCGCCACCAAGGAGTTCTACGCCACCCTGTCGCCGGAGCAGCAAAAGACCTTTGACGCCGAATTCGCCAAGATGGAGCGTCATCGCTGGGAGCATATGAAGCATATGGACCATATGCGCCATGGCAAGCCCGCAGCCGACGCCACCCCGGCCAAGTAA
- a CDS encoding MdtA/MuxA family multidrug efflux RND transporter periplasmic adaptor subunit, with protein MTNTPNPGQPSPSHPTSRGSILRRWWFWVLVAALAAGGGYTLWSKKRAQQEQMAGMGGPGGHFGPGGPGGRRPGAGAFAGPAMPVGVAVARVQNVDVFLNGLGAVTPTATATVRARVDGQLMKLYYKEGQVVKAGDLLAEIDPRALQAALTQAEGQLAHDRALLASARLDLKRYQTLLSQDSIASQQVDTQMALVKQYEGTVKADEGNVASARLQLSFTRVTAPISGRLGLRQADVGNNVTTSDTNGLVIITTLQPITAIFSIPEDNIPQVLQQLQSGRKLPAQAWDREQKNKLADGVLLTIDNQVDATTGTVKLKAQFPNTDYALFPSQFVNIRLQLKTDEGATVIPTAAIQRGAKGLFVYVVKQDNTVTVRPVKTGTVQDDLSVITDGVKPGETVVIDGIDRLREGAKVEAVTRGGADDPANKLTTENPDARHHGRRGQGGEAGQGGMSPEERQKRWAEINKRIDAGEFGEEIKKLPEDQRRQKMMELRRQREAGANANNGNSGNNANGAK; from the coding sequence ATGACAAATACTCCCAATCCCGGCCAGCCATCTCCTTCCCACCCGACTTCGCGCGGCAGCATCCTGCGCCGCTGGTGGTTCTGGGTATTGGTGGCGGCGCTGGCGGCCGGTGGCGGCTACACCCTGTGGTCCAAGAAGAGGGCCCAGCAGGAGCAGATGGCAGGCATGGGCGGCCCGGGCGGCCATTTTGGTCCGGGCGGTCCCGGTGGGCGTCGTCCGGGAGCAGGCGCCTTCGCTGGCCCGGCCATGCCGGTGGGCGTGGCAGTGGCGCGGGTGCAGAACGTGGACGTGTTCCTCAATGGCCTGGGCGCCGTCACCCCGACGGCCACGGCTACCGTGCGTGCCCGCGTGGATGGGCAATTGATGAAGCTGTATTACAAGGAAGGCCAGGTGGTCAAGGCCGGCGACCTGCTGGCCGAGATCGATCCGCGTGCCTTGCAGGCCGCCCTGACCCAGGCCGAAGGCCAACTGGCGCACGACCGCGCCTTGCTGGCCTCGGCCCGGCTGGACCTGAAGCGCTACCAGACCCTGCTGTCCCAGGATTCCATTGCCAGCCAGCAGGTCGACACCCAGATGGCCCTGGTCAAGCAATATGAGGGTACGGTCAAGGCCGACGAAGGCAACGTCGCCAGCGCCCGCCTGCAATTGTCCTTTACCCGCGTGACCGCACCCATCAGTGGCCGCCTGGGTCTGCGCCAGGCCGACGTCGGCAACAACGTCACCACCAGCGATACCAATGGTCTGGTCATCATTACCACCTTGCAGCCGATCACGGCCATCTTCAGCATCCCCGAAGACAACATTCCCCAGGTCTTGCAGCAACTACAGAGCGGGCGCAAGCTGCCGGCCCAGGCCTGGGACCGCGAACAGAAGAACAAGCTGGCCGATGGCGTGCTCTTGACCATCGACAACCAGGTCGACGCCACCACCGGTACCGTCAAACTCAAGGCCCAATTCCCCAATACCGATTACGCACTCTTCCCCAGCCAGTTCGTCAACATCCGCCTGCAGCTCAAGACCGACGAAGGCGCTACCGTCATCCCGACGGCAGCCATCCAGCGCGGCGCCAAGGGCTTGTTTGTCTATGTGGTCAAGCAAGACAACACCGTCACCGTGCGTCCGGTCAAGACCGGGACGGTGCAGGATGACCTGAGCGTCATCACCGATGGCGTCAAGCCTGGCGAGACCGTGGTCATCGACGGTATCGATCGCCTGCGCGAAGGCGCCAAGGTGGAAGCGGTGACCCGTGGCGGTGCCGACGATCCGGCCAACAAGCTCACTACCGAGAACCCGGACGCGCGCCATCACGGCAGACGCGGTCAGGGCGGCGAGGCCGGGCAGGGCGGCATGAGCCCCGAGGAACGCCAGAAACGCTGGGCCGAGATCAACAAGCGCATCGATGCCGGTGAATTCGGCGAAGAGATCAAGAAGCTGCCCGAAGACCAGCGCCGCCAGAAGATGATGGAGCTGCGTCGTCAGCGCGAAGCGGGGGCCAACGCCAACAACGGTAACAGCGGCAACAACGCCAACGGCGCCAAGTAA
- a CDS encoding MdtB/MuxB family multidrug efflux RND transporter permease subunit produces MNPSRQFILRPVATSLLMLAILLVGIVAYRLLPLSALPEVDYPTIQVVTLYPGASPDVMTSSVTAPLERQFGQMPGLKQMASTSSGGASVITLQFNLDLSLDVAEQEVQAAINAGSNLLPSDLPMPPVYSKVNPADTPIITLAVTSKTMPLPKVQDLIDTRLAQKISQLSGVGLVSLSGGQRPAVRMQLNPRAVAALGLNLDDVRTAIGNANVNQAKGSFDGPTRASTIDANDQLRSADEYRKLIIAYKNGAPIRVSDVADVIDGAENVRLGAWANQQPAVIVNIQRQPGANVIAVVDSIKKILPQLQANLPGSIDVHILTDRTTTIRASVADVKFELLLSVALVVMVIFVFLRNVPATIIPSVAVPLSLVGTFAVMYLAGFSINNLTLMALTIATGFVVDDAIVMIENISRYIEEGMKPMQAALKGAEQIGFTIISLTFSLIAVLIPLLFMGDVVGRLFHEFAVTLAVSILISAVVSLTLTPMMCARLLRHQPEEQQGWFYHQSQAFFDRIIARYGVMLQWVLQRQKMTLLVAVATLGLTALLYVFVPKGFFPLQDTGVIQGISEASQSISFGAMGAKQQELAKVVLEDPAVDSLSSFIGVDGTNATLNSGRMLINLKPHEERDVSASDVIRRLQPKLAQQVPGVTLYMQPVQDLTIEDSVSRTQYQFTLEDADAGTLSSWVPKLIARLQQVPQLADVASNLQDQGLQAYIEIDRNAASRLGITTAAIDNALYNAFGQRLISTIYTQSNLYRVVMEVKPEFQRGPQALDSIFLVTSAGGKVPLSSIATVTERTAPLVVNHIGQFPAATISFNLAKGASLGEAVKAIKAAEEEIGMPSSTVTNFQGAALAFQASLSNTLWLILAAIVTMYIVLGVLYESYIHPITILSTLPSAGVGALLSLMISGTDLGIIGIIGIILLIGIVKKNAIMMIDFALEAERHQGKSPQEAIYQACLLRFRPILMTTMAALLGALPLMLGTGVGSELRQPLGITMVGGLLVSQVLTLFTTPVIYLGFDSLGRRLRARFGRKASLPPAV; encoded by the coding sequence ATGAATCCCTCGCGCCAGTTCATCCTGCGGCCGGTTGCCACATCCTTGCTGATGCTGGCGATCCTGCTGGTGGGTATCGTCGCCTACCGGCTCTTGCCGCTGTCGGCCCTGCCCGAAGTCGATTACCCCACCATCCAGGTGGTCACCCTCTATCCCGGCGCCAGCCCGGACGTGATGACGTCTTCGGTCACCGCACCCCTGGAACGCCAGTTCGGCCAGATGCCGGGCTTGAAGCAGATGGCCTCCACCAGCTCCGGCGGAGCCTCGGTGATCACGCTGCAATTCAACCTGGACCTGAGCCTGGACGTGGCCGAGCAGGAAGTGCAGGCGGCCATCAATGCCGGCAGCAACCTGCTGCCTTCAGATCTGCCGATGCCCCCGGTGTACAGCAAGGTCAATCCGGCCGATACACCCATCATTACGCTGGCGGTCACTTCCAAGACCATGCCCCTGCCCAAGGTGCAGGACTTGATCGATACCCGCTTGGCGCAAAAGATTTCGCAATTGTCCGGGGTGGGTCTGGTGAGCCTGTCGGGCGGCCAGCGTCCGGCCGTGCGGATGCAGTTGAACCCGCGTGCGGTAGCAGCGCTGGGACTGAACCTGGATGACGTGCGCACGGCCATTGGCAATGCCAACGTCAACCAGGCCAAGGGCAGCTTCGACGGCCCCACGCGGGCCTCCACCATCGATGCCAACGACCAGTTGCGCTCGGCCGATGAATACCGCAAGCTCATCATCGCCTACAAGAATGGCGCCCCGATCCGCGTCTCGGACGTGGCCGATGTGATCGATGGCGCCGAGAACGTGCGCCTGGGCGCCTGGGCCAACCAGCAGCCGGCAGTGATCGTGAACATCCAGCGCCAGCCCGGCGCCAACGTGATCGCAGTGGTCGACAGCATCAAGAAGATCCTGCCGCAGTTGCAGGCCAACCTGCCCGGTTCCATCGATGTCCACATCCTGACTGACCGCACCACCACCATCCGCGCCTCGGTGGCCGATGTGAAATTCGAGCTGCTGCTCTCGGTGGCGCTGGTGGTGATGGTGATCTTCGTCTTCCTGCGCAACGTGCCGGCCACCATCATCCCCAGCGTGGCGGTGCCGCTGTCGCTGGTGGGCACCTTTGCGGTGATGTACCTGGCGGGCTTTTCGATCAACAACCTCACGCTCATGGCGTTGACCATTGCCACCGGCTTCGTGGTGGATGATGCCATCGTCATGATCGAGAACATCTCGCGCTACATCGAAGAAGGCATGAAGCCCATGCAGGCGGCCTTGAAGGGGGCCGAGCAGATCGGCTTTACCATCATCTCGCTGACCTTCTCGCTCATCGCCGTGCTGATCCCCTTGCTCTTCATGGGCGATGTGGTGGGCCGCCTGTTCCATGAATTCGCGGTCACGCTGGCCGTGTCCATCCTGATCTCGGCGGTGGTGTCCTTGACCCTCACGCCGATGATGTGTGCGCGTCTCTTGCGCCACCAGCCGGAAGAACAGCAGGGCTGGTTCTATCACCAGAGCCAGGCCTTCTTCGACCGCATCATCGCCCGCTATGGCGTGATGCTGCAGTGGGTGCTGCAACGGCAGAAGATGACCCTGCTGGTCGCCGTGGCGACCCTGGGGCTGACGGCGCTGCTGTATGTGTTCGTGCCCAAGGGCTTCTTCCCGCTGCAGGATACCGGCGTCATCCAGGGCATCTCGGAAGCCTCGCAATCGATTTCCTTCGGCGCCATGGGTGCCAAGCAGCAGGAATTGGCCAAGGTAGTGCTGGAAGATCCGGCCGTGGACAGCCTGTCCTCCTTCATCGGTGTGGATGGCACCAATGCCACCCTGAACAGCGGACGCATGTTGATCAACCTCAAGCCGCACGAAGAGCGCGACGTCTCGGCCTCCGACGTGATCCGCCGCCTGCAACCCAAGCTGGCGCAGCAGGTGCCGGGCGTGACCTTGTACATGCAGCCGGTGCAGGACTTGACCATCGAAGACAGCGTCTCGCGCACCCAATACCAGTTCACGCTGGAAGATGCCGATGCCGGCACCTTGAGCAGCTGGGTGCCCAAGCTGATCGCACGCCTGCAACAGGTGCCGCAACTGGCCGACGTGGCCAGCAACCTGCAGGACCAAGGCTTGCAGGCCTATATCGAGATCGACCGCAACGCTGCCTCGCGCCTGGGCATCACGACGGCTGCCATCGACAATGCGCTCTACAACGCCTTCGGCCAGCGCTTGATTTCCACCATCTATACGCAATCGAATCTGTATCGCGTGGTCATGGAAGTCAAGCCGGAATTCCAGCGCGGGCCGCAAGCACTGGATAGCATCTTCCTGGTGACCTCCGCCGGCGGCAAGGTGCCGCTGTCCTCGATTGCCACCGTGACCGAACGCACAGCGCCGCTGGTGGTGAACCACATCGGCCAGTTCCCGGCTGCTACCATCTCCTTCAACCTGGCCAAGGGCGCCTCCCTGGGCGAGGCGGTCAAGGCCATCAAGGCCGCTGAAGAAGAGATCGGGATGCCCAGCTCCACCGTCACCAACTTCCAGGGGGCGGCGCTGGCCTTCCAGGCCTCGTTGTCCAACACGCTGTGGCTGATCCTGGCGGCCATCGTCACCATGTACATCGTGCTGGGCGTGCTCTACGAGAGCTACATCCATCCCATCACCATTCTCTCCACCTTGCCCTCGGCGGGTGTGGGGGCGTTGCTGTCGCTGATGATCTCGGGCACTGACCTGGGCATCATCGGCATCATCGGCATCATCCTCCTGATCGGTATCGTCAAGAAGAACGCCATCATGATGATCGACTTTGCGCTGGAAGCCGAACGGCACCAGGGCAAGAGCCCGCAGGAGGCGATCTACCAGGCTTGCCTGTTGCGCTTCCGTCCCATCCTGATGACCACCATGGCCGCGCTACTGGGGGCGCTGCCGCTGATGCTGGGCACCGGTGTCGGTTCCGAACTGCGCCAGCCGCTGGGTATCACCATGGTGGGGGGCTTGCTGGTGTCGCAGGTGTTGACGCTATTCACCACACCGGTGATTTACCTCGGTTTCGACAGCCTGGGCCGCCGTCTGCGTGCGCGCTTCGGGCGTAAGGCCAGCCTGCCGCCTGCGGTGTAA
- a CDS encoding efflux RND transporter permease subunit → MNISLPFIQRPIATTLLTIGIALAGIVAFRLLPVSPLPQVDYPTISISASMPGASPETMAATVATPLERAMGAIAGVTEMTSTSSQNSTRITLQFDLNRDIDGAARDVQAALNAARNLLPTGMPSNPTYRKVNPADAPILILAMTSDTMTQGQMYDAADSIVAQKLSQVRGVGQVSVGGSSQPAVRIELNPTALNKYGIGSADVRTAVAATNANRPKGLLEDADRNWQIYANDQAKTAAEYAPLIVSYRNGTPVRVQDVAEVRDSVADVRNAGSANGKPSVLIIINRQPGANIIDTVDNVRELLPQLQASIPSAIDMKVVLDRTPTIRASLKETEFTLMLSVALVIMVVFLFLRNARATLIPAVAVPVSLIGTFGIMYLAGFSLDNLSLMALTIATGFVVDDAIVVLENISRHIEAGMKPYQAALLGAREVGFTVLSMSISLIAVFIPILMMEGIVGRLFREFAITLSVAILVSLVVSLTTTPMMCAQLLRHDPAADEARRQRRHPWLQKIADQSAAIFADMLLAYERSLAWALRAAPLMMVILVATIALNVHLYKAIPKGFFPQQDTGRLVGGIRGDQAISFQAMRAKLNEFIDIVKADPAVSDVVAFTGGQRRNGGFMYVTLKPLSERKDSADKVVGRLRIKTAKVAGARVFLVPVQDIRIGARQSDSEYEYSLKSDDVGLLRIWEPKIRLALTNLKELEDVSSDQQDNGLQTTLTIDRETAMRAGVTPQLIDSTLSDLFGQRQISTIYSGMNQYHVVMEAAPKYWQSPEILRDTYVSLAGSSNLSPTTSSLSTPPALSASGQLNANTGLAQTLSTAPSKQVPLATFARFEPTTTSLAVNHDGQFVASTLSFNLAEGVSLSQATAAIDRAMAQLGVPTSVLGTFAGTANAFQSSTSSQPILILTALLAVYIVLGILYESLIHPITIISTLPSAGVGALLALMLTGTDFSLIALIGVILLIGIVKKNAIMMVDFAIDAERHRGLSPRDAIFEACKLRFRPIMMTTMAALLGAIPLAIGHGDGAELRQPLGIAIVGGLVVSQLLTLYTTPVVYLYMERLSSWSKRRFGRKNKTETSAA, encoded by the coding sequence ATGAATATCTCGCTTCCCTTCATCCAGCGGCCCATCGCCACCACCTTGCTGACCATCGGCATCGCCCTGGCCGGCATCGTGGCCTTCCGCCTGCTGCCGGTGTCGCCGCTGCCGCAGGTGGATTATCCGACCATCTCGATCTCGGCCTCCATGCCCGGCGCCAGCCCCGAGACCATGGCCGCCACTGTGGCCACGCCTCTGGAACGCGCCATGGGGGCGATTGCCGGGGTGACCGAGATGACCTCGACCAGTTCGCAGAACTCTACCCGCATCACCCTGCAATTCGATCTGAACCGCGACATCGACGGCGCCGCACGCGACGTGCAGGCTGCGCTCAATGCGGCGCGCAACCTGTTGCCCACCGGGATGCCGAGCAACCCGACCTATCGCAAGGTCAACCCGGCTGATGCGCCCATCCTGATCCTGGCCATGACTTCCGACACCATGACCCAGGGCCAGATGTACGACGCCGCCGACAGTATCGTGGCGCAGAAGCTGTCGCAGGTGCGCGGGGTGGGGCAGGTCAGCGTGGGCGGCAGTTCGCAGCCGGCGGTGCGCATCGAATTGAACCCGACTGCGCTCAACAAGTACGGCATCGGCAGCGCCGACGTGCGTACCGCCGTGGCCGCCACCAATGCCAATCGTCCCAAGGGCTTGCTGGAGGATGCCGACCGCAACTGGCAGATCTATGCCAACGACCAGGCCAAGACTGCCGCCGAATATGCGCCGCTGATCGTCTCCTACCGTAACGGCACGCCAGTGCGGGTGCAGGACGTGGCTGAGGTACGCGACTCGGTGGCTGATGTGCGCAATGCCGGTTCGGCCAACGGCAAGCCCTCGGTACTGATCATCATCAATCGCCAGCCCGGCGCCAACATCATCGATACGGTCGATAACGTGCGCGAACTGTTGCCGCAGTTGCAGGCCTCCATCCCTTCGGCCATCGATATGAAGGTGGTGCTGGATCGCACCCCCACCATCCGTGCCTCGCTCAAGGAAACCGAATTCACCCTGATGCTCTCGGTGGCGCTGGTGATCATGGTGGTGTTCCTGTTCCTGCGCAATGCGCGGGCCACGCTCATTCCCGCGGTGGCGGTGCCGGTCTCGCTGATCGGTACCTTCGGCATCATGTACCTGGCCGGCTTCAGTCTCGACAATCTCTCGCTCATGGCCTTGACCATTGCCACCGGCTTCGTGGTCGATGATGCCATCGTGGTGCTGGAAAACATTTCGCGCCACATCGAGGCCGGCATGAAGCCTTACCAGGCGGCGCTGCTGGGGGCGCGCGAAGTGGGCTTCACGGTGCTGTCGATGAGCATCTCGCTGATCGCTGTGTTCATTCCCATCCTGATGATGGAGGGCATCGTCGGGCGTCTGTTCCGCGAGTTCGCCATCACCTTGTCGGTGGCTATCCTGGTGTCGCTGGTGGTGTCGCTGACTACCACGCCGATGATGTGTGCGCAGTTGCTGCGCCATGATCCGGCCGCCGATGAGGCGCGCCGCCAGCGTCGTCATCCCTGGCTGCAGAAGATCGCCGACCAGAGTGCGGCGATCTTTGCCGACATGCTGCTGGCCTATGAACGTTCGCTGGCCTGGGCCTTGCGCGCAGCACCGCTGATGATGGTGATCCTGGTGGCCACCATCGCCTTGAACGTGCATCTCTACAAGGCCATTCCCAAGGGCTTCTTCCCGCAGCAGGATACCGGTCGCCTGGTGGGTGGTATTCGCGGTGACCAGGCCATTTCCTTCCAGGCCATGCGCGCCAAGCTCAATGAGTTCATCGACATCGTCAAGGCCGATCCGGCCGTCTCCGATGTGGTGGCCTTTACCGGCGGGCAGCGGCGCAATGGGGGCTTCATGTATGTGACGCTTAAACCCCTGTCTGAACGAAAAGACAGTGCCGACAAGGTGGTGGGGCGGTTGCGCATCAAGACCGCCAAGGTGGCCGGTGCGCGGGTGTTTCTGGTGCCGGTGCAGGACATCCGCATCGGCGCGCGCCAGAGCGATTCGGAATATGAATATTCGCTCAAGTCAGACGATGTCGGCCTGTTGCGCATCTGGGAACCCAAGATCCGCCTGGCCCTGACCAATCTGAAGGAATTGGAAGATGTCAGCAGCGACCAGCAGGACAATGGCTTGCAGACCACCCTGACCATCGACCGCGAAACTGCCATGCGCGCCGGAGTGACGCCGCAGTTGATCGATTCGACCCTCTCGGACCTGTTCGGCCAGCGCCAGATCTCGACCATCTACAGCGGCATGAACCAGTACCACGTCGTGATGGAAGCCGCGCCCAAATACTGGCAAAGCCCGGAAATCCTGCGCGATACCTACGTCAGCCTGGCCGGTTCGTCCAATCTGTCGCCGACCACCTCCAGCCTGTCCACGCCTCCGGCGCTGTCGGCCTCGGGCCAGTTGAATGCCAATACCGGCCTGGCGCAGACCCTTTCCACCGCGCCCTCGAAACAGGTTCCGCTGGCCACCTTTGCGCGCTTCGAGCCGACTACCACGTCCCTGGCGGTCAACCACGATGGCCAGTTCGTGGCCTCCACGCTGTCGTTCAACCTGGCCGAGGGAGTGTCGCTGTCGCAGGCGACTGCCGCCATCGACCGCGCCATGGCGCAACTGGGGGTGCCTACCAGCGTGCTGGGTACCTTCGCCGGCACTGCCAATGCCTTCCAGTCGTCCACCTCCAGCCAGCCGATCCTGATCCTCACGGCCTTGCTGGCGGTCTACATCGTGCTGGGCATTCTGTATGAGAGTCTGATCCATCCCATCACCATCATTTCCACGCTGCCCTCGGCCGGGGTGGGAGCGCTGCTGGCGCTGATGCTCACCGGCACCGACTTCAGCCTGATTGCCCTGATCGGCGTGATCCTGTTGATCGGCATCGTCAAGAAGAACGCCATCATGATGGTGGACTTCGCCATCGATGCCGAGCGCCATCGTGGGCTCTCGCCGCGCGACGCCATCTTCGAGGCCTGCAAGCTGCGCTTCCGTCCCATCATGATGACCACCATGGCCGCGCTGCTGGGCGCCATTCCGCTGGCCATCGGCCATGGCGATGGCGCCGAGCTGCGCCAGCCGCTGGGTATCGCTATCGTGGGCGGGCTGGTGGTGAGCCAGTTGTTGACCCTCTATACCACCCCGGTGGTGTACCTGTACATGGAGCGCTTAAGCAGTTGGAGCAAGCGCCGCTTTGGCCGCAAGAACAAGACAGAAACCTCGGCGGCTTGA